In one window of Deltaproteobacteria bacterium DNA:
- a CDS encoding PEGA domain-containing protein: MTSRTLLVVSLLALAPRVRAQGNLLLESHVGERPRQTRELVEYLTGQLGAESPVHGAALKQLLESRLSSDPGPLDASAQLKRLVDAGRRQFLEGEYQTAIVTLEQARLGQTRHTALLAGDQALRQPLYQTLMYLAHAYLRTGQNEKAVERVSEVVRSFPDRDLSVATFGPQVVKLYRQVRAELDRQRRTNLSIRAEPAGCLVFLNERFVGLSPARVTGLPPGRYRVYLQRPGTPGRVHSVSLAGGEEQLNVDFALDAALRTEPFVGLRYADEATRAQLEVEHAATVGQALDATQVTLVGIRHHQGRRVLQGTVVAVATGRPLRSGMLAVEPTPPSPAALRSLGRFLASGERGAAVIVRQDLSRAAQPREAAHADGRRGFWSPRVWRWITLGLGAAALAGGVTLLALDGQRSCDLPEGVRCPEGPYQTLAPGLGLTIGGGAMLATSVTLFVVQAVLGRREARAPRESARALRSGLLHPLLGPGRVGLGATLRF; the protein is encoded by the coding sequence ATGACCTCACGCACCCTCCTCGTCGTCTCGCTCCTCGCCCTCGCCCCCCGCGTCCGGGCGCAAGGCAACCTCCTGCTCGAGTCCCACGTGGGCGAGCGGCCGCGACAGACGCGCGAGCTCGTCGAGTACCTCACGGGGCAGCTCGGCGCCGAGAGCCCCGTCCATGGCGCCGCGCTCAAGCAACTGCTCGAGAGCCGCCTCTCGAGCGATCCCGGCCCCCTCGACGCCTCCGCCCAGCTCAAGCGCCTCGTCGACGCGGGGCGCCGGCAGTTCCTCGAGGGCGAGTACCAGACCGCGATCGTGACCCTCGAGCAGGCGCGACTGGGGCAGACCCGCCACACCGCGCTCCTGGCCGGGGACCAGGCGCTTCGCCAGCCCCTCTACCAGACCCTCATGTACCTGGCGCACGCCTACCTCCGCACGGGTCAGAACGAGAAGGCCGTGGAGCGGGTGAGCGAGGTGGTCCGCAGCTTCCCCGACCGGGACCTCTCCGTCGCCACCTTCGGGCCCCAGGTGGTGAAGCTCTACCGGCAGGTTCGCGCCGAGCTCGACAGGCAGCGCCGCACGAACCTCTCGATTCGCGCCGAGCCGGCCGGTTGCCTCGTCTTCCTCAACGAACGCTTCGTGGGCCTGAGTCCGGCCCGGGTCACCGGCCTCCCGCCCGGCCGCTACCGCGTCTACCTGCAGCGCCCCGGGACGCCCGGCCGCGTGCACAGCGTCAGCCTCGCGGGCGGCGAGGAGCAGCTCAACGTGGACTTCGCCCTGGACGCAGCGCTCCGCACCGAGCCCTTCGTCGGGCTGCGCTACGCCGACGAGGCGACGCGAGCCCAGCTGGAGGTCGAGCACGCCGCCACCGTGGGGCAGGCGCTGGACGCGACGCAGGTGACCCTGGTCGGCATCCGCCACCATCAGGGGCGACGCGTCCTGCAAGGGACGGTCGTGGCCGTAGCCACCGGCAGACCCCTCCGCTCGGGCATGCTCGCGGTGGAGCCCACCCCTCCCTCCCCCGCAGCCCTCCGCTCGCTCGGGCGCTTCCTCGCCTCGGGAGAGCGCGGGGCGGCCGTGATCGTGCGCCAGGATCTTTCTCGCGCCGCCCAGCCCCGCGAGGCGGCCCACGCCGACGGCCGGCGAGGCTTCTGGTCCCCCCGCGTCTGGCGCTGGATCACGCTCGGCCTGGGCGCAGCCGCGCTCGCCGGAGGAGTCACGCTTCTCGCGCTCGACGGACAGCGCTCCTGCGATCTTCCCGAAGGCGTCCGCTGCCCGGAGGGCCCCTACCAGACCCTCGCCCCCGGGCTCGGCCTGACCATCGGCGGCGGCGCGATGCTCGCGACCTCGGTCACGCTCTTCGTGGTGCAGGCGGTGCTAGGGCGCCGCGAGGCGCGAGCTCCGCGAGAGAGCGCGCGGGCCCTCCGGTCGGGCCTCCTTCACCCGCTGCTCGGTCCCGGGCGCGTGGGCCTCGGCGCCACGCTCCGCTTCTGA
- a CDS encoding Hsp70 family protein: MAILNRASCWYRNGSMGQSRYIIGIDLGTTNSAVAYVDLGDAAEEPPLRLFQVPQLVDAGKVAPCQGLPSFLYLPGPHDLPPGATALPWAGGRDFAVGTFARDQGALVPARLVASAKSWLCHPGVDRQAAILPWGSPSDVPHLSPVEVSARYLSHLREAWDQAMSAGRPEWCLGRCDVVLTVPASFDEVARELTVQAARQAGLERLTLLEEPQAAFYSWVRSQGGLWQEQLVDGQLVLVCDVGGGTTDFSLIAVRGSGAEMSLERVAVGDHLMLGGDNMDLALARHLEARLMKRAGELSARQWGALVHACRKAKETLLSPGGEEKAGITLAGSGSKVIGGSLRIDLFRDEVVELVLDGFFPRAGLDEPLQRARLGLQELGLPYASEPAITRNLAAFLRRHDARPDVVLFNGGAMKPALVQDRLVETLTGWFGEEPLVLESRSLDLAVALGAASYGLVRAGNGVRIRGGTARAYYVGVVDPAARGKRGVCLIPFGVEEGGEVELGDRPFEVLTDRPVSFPLYSSTARLGHDPGEVVSITDDYFVELPSVHTVLGFDRGLSNRAVPVKLAARLTEVGTLQLWCASQTSDHRWDLEFSVRKENAEAAAPRGAAVGDASLEVSGEQQAEAGDLVRRVLRGKGKGDDGPRGLAKRLEALLGAERLAWPGALIRGLWGPLWEVEPCRETSVEHEAAWLNLAGIFVRPGFGDPLDSERIDQLWTVFREGLANPDDLWCRIGWWVLWRRVSGGLSKGQQLELSNKLAPPLLTGAALKAAGATSKAKKGAKAKKGEPELNRQELAEMWRAVASLERIPGRSKEGLGEVALRNAVAARGDFAYWALGRLGARVPLYGPPEEAVAKERVEAWLDRLLGLDWQKHRGIALAVVHMARLCGDATRDLAEPLRLTVVERLRAIDCAEHLVKLVLEVTVLEDQERAQLFGDALPTGLRLAG, from the coding sequence GTGGCGATACTCAACCGAGCGAGCTGCTGGTATCGTAACGGCTCCATGGGACAGTCGCGCTACATCATCGGAATCGACCTCGGCACCACCAACAGTGCCGTGGCCTACGTGGACCTCGGAGACGCCGCGGAGGAGCCGCCGCTGCGGCTGTTCCAGGTGCCGCAGCTCGTGGACGCGGGGAAGGTGGCGCCGTGCCAGGGGCTCCCCTCGTTTCTCTACCTGCCGGGGCCGCACGACCTGCCCCCCGGGGCGACGGCGCTCCCCTGGGCCGGGGGTCGCGACTTCGCGGTGGGGACCTTCGCGCGGGACCAGGGAGCGCTGGTGCCTGCGCGCCTCGTGGCCTCGGCCAAGTCCTGGCTCTGTCACCCCGGGGTGGACCGACAGGCGGCGATCCTGCCCTGGGGGAGCCCGTCGGACGTGCCCCACCTCTCTCCGGTCGAGGTCTCCGCGCGCTACCTGTCGCATCTGCGCGAGGCGTGGGACCAGGCGATGTCGGCGGGGCGTCCCGAGTGGTGCCTGGGACGATGCGACGTCGTGCTCACGGTGCCGGCGTCGTTCGACGAGGTGGCGCGCGAGCTCACCGTGCAGGCGGCGCGGCAGGCGGGGCTCGAGCGGTTGACGCTCCTCGAGGAGCCGCAGGCGGCCTTCTATAGCTGGGTGCGCAGCCAGGGGGGGCTCTGGCAGGAGCAGCTCGTCGACGGACAGCTCGTGCTCGTCTGCGACGTGGGGGGCGGCACGACCGACTTCTCGCTCATCGCGGTGCGCGGCAGCGGGGCCGAGATGTCGCTGGAGCGCGTGGCGGTCGGGGACCACCTGATGCTCGGCGGCGACAACATGGACCTCGCGCTGGCGCGCCACCTCGAGGCGCGGCTCATGAAGCGTGCGGGGGAGCTCTCGGCGCGACAGTGGGGCGCCCTGGTCCACGCCTGTCGCAAGGCCAAGGAGACGCTGCTCTCCCCCGGGGGCGAGGAGAAGGCCGGTATCACGCTGGCGGGGAGCGGGTCGAAGGTCATCGGGGGGAGCCTGCGCATCGACCTCTTTCGCGACGAGGTGGTGGAGCTGGTCCTGGATGGGTTCTTCCCGCGGGCGGGGCTCGACGAGCCGTTGCAGCGCGCGCGACTCGGGCTGCAGGAGCTCGGCCTGCCGTATGCGAGCGAACCTGCTATTACGCGCAACCTGGCCGCCTTCCTGCGGCGCCACGACGCGCGACCGGACGTGGTGCTCTTCAACGGCGGCGCGATGAAGCCGGCGCTGGTGCAGGATCGCCTGGTCGAGACGCTGACGGGGTGGTTCGGCGAGGAGCCGCTGGTCCTCGAGAGCCGCAGCCTCGACCTGGCCGTGGCGCTCGGCGCAGCGTCGTACGGGCTCGTGCGCGCCGGTAACGGGGTGCGGATCCGCGGTGGGACGGCGCGGGCCTATTACGTCGGCGTGGTGGACCCCGCGGCGCGCGGCAAGCGCGGCGTCTGCCTCATCCCCTTTGGCGTGGAAGAGGGGGGCGAGGTGGAGCTGGGGGACCGGCCGTTCGAGGTCCTGACCGACCGTCCCGTGAGCTTCCCGCTCTACAGCTCCACGGCGCGGCTCGGGCACGACCCCGGCGAGGTGGTCTCCATCACCGACGATTATTTCGTCGAGCTGCCGTCGGTGCACACGGTGCTCGGCTTCGATCGCGGCCTATCGAACCGGGCCGTGCCGGTGAAGCTCGCGGCGCGCCTGACGGAGGTCGGGACGCTGCAGCTCTGGTGCGCCTCGCAGACCAGCGACCACCGCTGGGACCTCGAGTTCTCGGTGCGCAAGGAGAACGCCGAGGCGGCGGCGCCCCGGGGAGCGGCGGTCGGCGACGCCTCGCTCGAGGTGTCCGGCGAGCAGCAGGCGGAGGCCGGGGACCTCGTGCGGCGCGTGCTGCGGGGCAAGGGAAAGGGTGACGACGGACCTCGCGGCCTGGCGAAGCGCCTGGAGGCGCTGCTCGGCGCGGAGCGGCTCGCGTGGCCGGGGGCGCTCATCCGGGGGCTCTGGGGCCCGCTCTGGGAGGTGGAGCCCTGTCGCGAGACGAGCGTGGAGCACGAGGCGGCGTGGCTCAACCTGGCGGGGATCTTCGTGCGTCCCGGCTTCGGCGACCCGCTGGATAGCGAACGGATCGATCAATTGTGGACGGTCTTCCGCGAGGGGCTCGCCAATCCGGACGACCTCTGGTGTCGGATCGGGTGGTGGGTCCTCTGGCGACGCGTCTCGGGGGGGCTGTCGAAGGGGCAGCAGCTCGAGCTGTCGAACAAGCTCGCGCCGCCGCTGCTCACCGGGGCCGCGCTGAAGGCGGCCGGGGCGACGAGCAAGGCGAAGAAGGGGGCCAAGGCCAAGAAGGGCGAGCCCGAGCTGAATCGACAGGAACTCGCCGAGATGTGGCGGGCCGTGGCCAGCCTCGAGCGGATCCCGGGGCGCAGCAAGGAGGGCCTCGGCGAGGTGGCGTTGCGGAACGCGGTGGCGGCGCGGGGCGACTTCGCGTACTGGGCCCTCGGGCGGCTCGGCGCACGGGTGCCGCTCTACGGCCCGCCGGAGGAGGCGGTGGCGAAGGAGCGAGTGGAGGCGTGGCTCGACCGGCTCCTCGGGCTCGACTGGCAGAAGCACCGCGGGATCGCGCTGGCCGTGGTGCACATGGCGCGACTGTGCGGGGACGCGACGCGCGACCTCGCCGAACCGCTCCGCTTGACGGTGGTGGAGCGCCTGCGCGCGATCGACTGCGCCGAGCACCTGGTCAAGCTGGTGCTGGAGGTGACGGTGCTCGAGGACCAGGAGCGGGCCCAGCTCTTCGGCGACGCGCTCCCCACGGGCTTGCGACTCGCCGGGTAG
- a CDS encoding GMC family oxidoreductase yields the protein MLDLVIVGSGYGGSVLAARLAGQGRVLLLERGRRWSSGEFPSTLRGVARAYASRRNPLGLWGMRLAEGTGNGFVSALGGASVVNYGITSYPDAHVFARWPIGAAELEPYFARARATLRPSANPRADELLDKRFLDLVEPGRRVDYENTIDWERCTLCGHCCPGCNEGAKLSLDRTSLAAAEARGAELRVQTEVHSLAPCADGSWELMVAPTGRPEELERIVARRVALCAGAFGTLDLLFRCHAEVPVSPRFGEGMSMNGDGLAFLYNTALPISTHHGAPISTTVRLHMRDDEGQLRTLTVMAGRIPFSALGVAGRALALVGTFVGERHAGASEERLLPRARRRWRDLGGILEGGALSQSFMYKLDGQDSARGEAIFDGEGRAAIHWPDYAEDPINRFAAARLAEWADRIGGILVPNLGTWRFMRSFGVHPLGGARMGRNVAEGVVDAWGRVFRPDGRTYPGLRIADASVIPTSVGVPPSFTIAAVAERIAEDLGAELARARG from the coding sequence ATGTTGGATCTGGTCATTGTCGGCTCGGGCTACGGCGGAAGCGTCCTCGCGGCGCGTCTCGCGGGGCAGGGCCGCGTGCTGCTGCTCGAGCGGGGACGGAGGTGGAGCTCCGGCGAGTTTCCGAGCACGCTCCGTGGCGTGGCGCGCGCCTACGCGAGTCGACGGAACCCGCTCGGCCTGTGGGGGATGCGACTCGCCGAGGGGACGGGCAACGGGTTCGTGAGCGCCCTGGGCGGGGCGAGCGTGGTGAACTACGGCATCACGAGCTACCCCGACGCGCACGTCTTCGCGCGCTGGCCGATCGGCGCGGCGGAGCTCGAACCATACTTCGCGCGGGCGCGCGCGACGCTCCGTCCGTCGGCGAACCCGCGGGCCGACGAGCTGCTCGACAAGCGTTTCTTGGACCTGGTGGAGCCGGGGCGGCGAGTGGACTACGAGAACACCATCGACTGGGAGAGGTGCACGCTCTGCGGGCACTGCTGCCCGGGGTGCAACGAGGGGGCGAAGCTCTCGCTCGACCGGACCTCCCTCGCCGCGGCCGAGGCGCGGGGAGCCGAGCTTCGCGTTCAGACCGAGGTGCACTCGCTCGCGCCGTGCGCCGACGGCAGCTGGGAGCTGATGGTGGCGCCGACCGGTCGGCCCGAGGAGCTCGAGCGGATCGTGGCCCGGCGCGTGGCGCTCTGCGCGGGGGCCTTCGGCACGCTCGACCTGCTCTTTCGCTGTCACGCGGAGGTGCCGGTCTCCCCCCGCTTCGGCGAAGGGATGAGCATGAACGGGGACGGCCTGGCCTTCCTCTACAACACGGCTCTGCCCATCTCGACGCACCACGGGGCGCCGATCTCGACCACGGTGCGGCTGCACATGCGCGACGACGAGGGGCAGCTCCGCACGCTCACCGTGATGGCGGGCCGGATCCCCTTCTCGGCCCTCGGGGTGGCTGGCCGCGCTCTGGCGCTCGTCGGGACGTTTGTGGGGGAGCGCCACGCGGGCGCCTCGGAGGAGCGGTTGCTCCCGCGGGCGAGGCGCAGGTGGCGCGACCTCGGTGGGATCCTCGAGGGCGGCGCGCTCTCGCAGAGCTTCATGTACAAGCTGGACGGGCAGGACTCGGCGCGCGGAGAGGCGATCTTCGACGGCGAGGGCAGAGCGGCGATCCACTGGCCGGACTATGCGGAGGACCCGATCAACCGGTTTGCGGCGGCGCGGCTCGCGGAGTGGGCGGATCGCATCGGCGGTATCCTGGTGCCGAACCTCGGCACCTGGCGCTTCATGCGGAGCTTCGGCGTCCACCCGCTCGGGGGGGCTCGCATGGGGCGGAACGTGGCGGAAGGGGTCGTGGACGCCTGGGGACGGGTCTTTCGCCCTGACGGGAGGACGTACCCGGGCCTGCGCATCGCGGACGCGAGCGTCATCCCCACCAGCGTCGGCGTGCCGCCGAGCTTCACCATCGCAGCGGTGGCCGAGCGGATCGCCGAGGACCTCGGCGCGGAGCTCGCGCGGGCGCGCGGTTAG